The window CGGGCGTGCTTGTCAGCGCGGCGATCCTGCCCGAGTCGGTGCCGGCGCTGGCGCTGGAAAAGGCCCTGCTGCACTTCGAGGTTTGCGCGTCCGATGCAACGCTGGCCGAACTGGAAGTCGTCCTGCTGCGGCCGAAATTCGACCGCTATGCCGACGCCGCGACGCGGCGGGTGTTCGTCGAGGGATTTCGCCGGCATGCGCGCAGGGTCGTGGTCGAGCGGCAGGTCGCCGATTGCGCGGACCCCGCCGACGACAAGTTCCTCGCCCTGGCCGATGCGGCCGGCGCGGAGCTGATCGTGGCAAGCGATCCCCACCTCACGGACATGCACCCCTGGCGCGGCATTCCGATCATGCCGCCTTCGGCCTTCCTCGTCGCGATCCGGTAGCGATGCGCGCAAGGGACTTTCTGCTGGTGAGGGTGGCCCATTCGCCCTGAGAACCTTCCTGCCGGCGCTCCCGGCCTATCTCCGCGACATGGGCGGTCGGCGCGGCGTTGTCCACCGGCCTCCTGTTCGGCGTCGCGGCGGCCCGTCGCGACGCTCGACCCGGTTCAGTCGCTATCGAAGTGATGATGGGCCCGAGCCTCCCATCGATCCCCCTCACGCGCCGGGGAGCTGCGGCGCGAAGCAGCCACGCCACAGCATCAGTAACTACGCAGCAGACTCCAGCGCCGGAATAGAAAAACCCAGCGCCAGGGAGACTTGATCTAGCGTTCCCACCCTAACCGACTTAGCCTTGAAGCCGTCGCCGATCAAATCCTTAATACAAAGCTTATTGATCAAAAATGCGAACACTATATTACTGAGGCCCATCGTAATTATGGCGAGTATCGTGAAGATTGCAGCCCATTTCCAGTGACTTCTAAAAAGCATTGGAATCGGTCCAAAGAACAAGGTAGTCCATGAGAAACCAACAGGCGCCTCTCTTAATTGGCCCGTCTTTGGATTTTCAAGGTAAATGATATTGTCCGCCATTCGCGATCTCCTTGTAATTTCATAATAAGTCCATGCAGGGTTAGGCAGTGAAAACTTGCTTATTTTCGAGGTGACGCAAATTCCTTTCAATCTTAATCTTTCTTTAAGTTTCAACTTTAAGTTTCAACGCCATCAAAAAGCGTCAACGAACATGACTGCAAACCGCTACATTCTTCCGTCGAACACGAGAGAGAAATAAATGAAAACGCGGGCTTGCGTCATTTCGTATCTAATACAGCTTGCACAAGCATCATTAGGGTCATTGGGGCCGCAAGCTTCTCATTCGTTGTTTTGAGGCGAGTTGCATCCTCATCTTCAACCGTATGGGTTATGAGCGCGTCTCCATCATCGAATTTGAACAAAAATCCAAATGCTCTTCCACCGCGAGCCTTCATTACAAACCCCTTACTTTTCCCTGACTGAACAGCTGTAATCTTTTTCACGCTCTCTGACTCAAACAAGGCTCCAAGAACCATTTCCAGTGTTATGAAATTTTCACTTCCTATATAAATCCTTGACTTCAATTCTGAATTTGAAAACCCAACCTCGGAAATCTTTCTTGCATTTTTTAATACGGCCGCATCAATTTTCTCGGCACCAGTTATTGATCTTTCGTTTGATTTCTGAGGGGCTGCTGGTTGTTGTTGATTAGCTATTGGTTGATCCGCCTGCTTGGCGGGTTGCTGTGTTACTGGTGTGGCCGGCTGGCTGAATTCGGCCTCAACATCTGCTACGCTAATGCATTGAGCTCGCGTGGCACGAGCCACCGCAGGGAAGGCATCGCAAACATCACCGAGCCAGCTCTTATAGGAA is drawn from Candidatus Nitricoxidivorans perseverans and contains these coding sequences:
- a CDS encoding putative toxin-antitoxin system toxin component, PIN family — protein: MSFARRIVFDTGVLVSAAILPESVPALALEKALLHFEVCASDATLAELEVVLLRPKFDRYADAATRRVFVEGFRRHARRVVVERQVADCADPADDKFLALADAAGAELIVASDPHLTDMHPWRGIPIMPPSAFLVAIR